The Arachis hypogaea cultivar Tifrunner chromosome 14, arahy.Tifrunner.gnm2.J5K5, whole genome shotgun sequence DNA window GGAGAGAGGCTATTGGAAGCAAGTGGGTATTCAGAGCCAAGTACAATGCTGATGGCTCGTTGCAGAAATATAAGGCCAGATTGGTAGCACAGGGGTTCTCTCAAAGACCTGGCTTTGACTTCAATGAAACTTTAAGTCCAGTAGTGAAGCCAAACTCAATTAGAGTAATCCTAACAGTGGCATTGGCAAATGAATGGAGCATCAGGCAGCTTGATGTCAACAATGCCTTTCTTCATGGTGAGTTGAGTGAAGATGTTTACATGAGGCAGCTCCAAGGATATGTAGTTGGAGATAGCAGCCTGGTCTGCAAGCTTACAAAAGTACTATACGGCCTCAAACAAGCCCCCAGGGCCTGGTACCACAAGCTGTGCACAGCACTCAACCACTTAGGATTCAATGCTACCAAATTAGATGTTTCAGTCTTCTCAAGATTCACCAAAGGGACTAGTCTCTTTGTTTTGGTGTATGTCGATGACATCATCATCACTGGAAGCTCAAACACTGAGATAAATCAGGTGATTGAACAATTAAACAGCAAGTTTACACTCAAGGATTTGGGTGACCTGCATTACTTTCTGGGAATACAAGTCTCTAAAACGAGCGATGATGGACTGCTACTTACTCAGGAAAAGTATACAAAGGATCTACTCTTTAAGGCTGGAATGGATGGATGCAAGCCCTGCCAAAACCCTCTCCCCTCATTAGTCAGGATCTCAAAATTTGGAGGAGCGAATTTTGAAAATTCCAAACTGTATCGGTCAGTAGTTGGAAGTTTGCAATACCTGACTATTACAAGACCCGAACTAGCCTATGCTGTAAGCAAAGTTTCACAGTTCCTCCACAATCCTCTCGTTGACCATTGGAAGCTAGTAAAAAGAATCCTGAGATACATTAGTGGGACTTGCAACTATGGACTGCATCTGCATAGGAGCAAGTCCATGCAAATCACTGCATACAGTGATTCAGACTGGGGTGGTGATCCAGATCATAGAAAATTTACAGGGAGTTTCTGTGTCTTCCTAGGCAAAAATCTCATCTCTTGGAGTGCAAAGAAGCAGACAGTTGTGGCAAGATCCAGCACTGAGGCTGAATATAGAGCCTTAGCTGACCTGGTAGCTGAGTTAATATGGCTCAAAAACTTGATGATGGAACTAAAGGTAGATTTGTCAGCTCCACCCCTAATGTATTGTGACAACCTCAGTGCAGTTCTGCTAGCTGCAAATCCCATCCTGCACTCAAAATCAAAGCATTTTGAGACTGACCTCCACTTTGTCAGAGACTATGTAACAAAGAAAGCAGTAGCTGTTAGCCACATCCCTGGTTCAATGCAGATAGCAAATGTGCTCACAAAAGCACTACCTAGTGCTGCCTTTCTGCAATTTCGATCATTGTTGAATATAGAAGAAAATGGGCCGAGTAGTGAAGAAGGAAGACAGAAGACAGGAGAATTAGAAAGAAGGGGTTATGCAGAGGATTCTAGTTGCAGCAACAAACATTCAAATCAAGTGGAagaatcaaaagaagttgaaAGCAGGGAGCATGATAGAGTAATGTACTCAAAGGAGTTAGAATTCAGTTGAAAGCAGTTGCATAGCCTTTCAGATTAGTTGCACAGCATTTTAGTAAGTTAGTCTGTTAGAGAAGTCTGTTGAGTATGCCAGGCTGGCTTTAGATAGTTATATTATAACCTTCATTCTCTGTTCtgtaccaatatatatatatatatatatatatatatatatatatatatatatatatatatatatatatagcagaaCACTCTAGCACTGTAACAATTGTTCAATTTACAAGTTTAATCTCAGATTCAATCACAAAACTCTCTCTActcttctttctcccttcttctcTATTCAGGTCTGGTACCTTTCATTCCTTAattaagaagaaagagaagaatcatCATTTAATTactaagaaaagagaaaagaatcagCAATAAATTCTATTTgggttaaattttttgttttaatttaaatttattttatttttagattgatattaaattatgataaaaataaaaatttaaaagaattaaaagaaaataatattcttattattctaaattttttatttaaacaaacatattcgtattattttaaattaatatgaataaatttatttaaaatttttaaatttcaaataaatatattcatcttattttaaataaacgttctcatattattttttttaaagctgTTAAACATGGTTTTTAAATATCTCAACTAAAGAGATAGATATATGTTATctttcaaattaataatattagagtacgtttatttttattaaattaataatattaataaatcttacctaaaaatatagttagagataatttttgtttaagataataaatataatacggatacgtttatttttattaaattaaactattaatttataaaaataatacgaATAGAAAATGACAAGGAGATGCAATGTTGAACAAGACACCAGTGACGGTGGTGAACAACGGTAATAGATTTGGTTAGAAGTGAGATTTAAGAAAGAGAGCtatgagataaaataaatataaagaattttttaatttaaagcagAAGAggtagaataaatataaaaaaataataaaaattttaactgcaaaaaactaatttaaaataaaaatttatggagtattgatttattaaataattaaaaactttATACACGGTTGATTCACCAAACTATTAGGAAATATTGTAAACGTAATCGTATTAAAAATAAtgagtatattaattttttaatttataattaacaattttatatagttattttttttaaatcgaataaatataattaatcatatgaatataataattaatacgtttatttttattaaattaaattaagttattaatgaaattatatttatttaacttttaatttaaaaattttataattttaaattttaaattatgtaaataaaattagattaaataaaaattaaaatataccagTACGATTTAGATCGTACTGGAATGagtttataaaattctaaaataaaataaatcttaaaaggtaaaataaaaaaattgttctgaaaaacaataatttttttattttatttcaataaaaaaattaacactaataaaatattaattaaaaaaatgttgcTTAATAAATAAAGATGGgagattaatattttattattattttatgatttttatttaaaaatataattttatgttagtgttaattttttaaatattaactttttaaaaaaatataatttattagccTTAATTGTTTGATGATATTATCAACatataataaaaattctattaaGAGAATACTTGTTAAAAAATTGTACCAATATATATTACAATATTAATAATGTAAAGGAGTTTCAAAACTCCAAAGATCAGTGTATTGTAACATCCACCGTTTATCACCGTTCAATCGATAATAACTTGCAAAATTACAGTGCTAACAATTATGAAATAATACAAAAGATAATAGCTTTTCTTTTTTCTGGGTCCACTCTTCCCATACAGGAACACATTATTTGAATGCAACCACCAGACTTTGAAATTTGAAACTTCCATAACCAGAAATTCTCAtgttcccatttgattttttccaTTTGCCACTACTGTCGCTAGAATATTATTATAgcaatattaaattatcaatttgtCTCATTTAAATCACATGATGGATGGCAAGTAGCCAAATACCGGAAGATTTCAATGTATCCTATCttgggatttttttaaataaataatttaatttttttatttattaaaatagataatttagaatcaatttatatttttggtCTTATTACTTGTCACTTTTACGGGCAATTCACTTAAATACATTGTTTCACCTTTAAAATTACGTAAATATATTGTTTCTAAAACGAAAATACAAATACATTGTTTCACGTATTtatataaaccgctactgccaatAGTGGTTTACAAGTGAACAGAATCCGCTATTGCCAGCCGCGGAATAAGAGCAAACTTGGCAGCACAGAAATCGCTAGTACCTGTTGCCGTTTTTGTTTGAACTGAGTTGGGCATAAactgctactgccagtagcggtttatgtgcGTTGGTTTGCGTGCATAAACCGCTGGAACCTATAGCGGTTTACGTTTAGTATGTGTGAATGGGGCTGTCTATATAAATCATGGAGGGGCCAAATGTGGAGAGGTAGAGTGTTATTTACAAATGGAGGGGAGGATAGTTTTGTGGCTctgaaaaaattcaaaagagcaaaAGACATGGTGTGAAATTCACAGATAGAGAACCGCTTAGTATTTTTATCCGATCTTCGAGTACGTTGGCAGAGATTAAGCTCAGCATATTACGGAAGCTCGGTACATGTGGGACGAAGTGGGTAAAAAAGTTGTTTTACAAGATTTTCGTTGCCGTTGTGTCAACTGGTGTGAGATATGAGATCTTTGTGATAGGGTCGGATAAAGACCTGCAGGTCTTGTTTCACTGCAGGCATAGTTTTCCGGAGGTGAGGATACCTGAGCTGCTTGCGAAGTTGGAAGATGGTGTGGAGAGCTCCGGGGCATTGGCACCGAATCCTCGACATCGATGCCTGTGGTAGCAGCGGCAATTCTGATTCCTGAGCCCGAATGTGTTGGGGCTGTTCATGCAAGTGTGCCTCCTGTTGTGCCTGATTTTGGATTTGAGGCCGGACCGGATCGAGTTGAGAATGCGCTGTGTGATGATGATTTGGATGAGGAGCCGGTCGATATTGGTGGGGACAGTGATGATGATATTCGAAGAGGTACATGAACAGTCCATGGAGATTCCGGTTCTGGAACACAAGAGTACCCTCCCCATCTGTCGTCTTTGAACTTGGAAGCCATCCGCCAATACCAGAATGTAGAGGCAATATTCGATGGACAAGATATGCATGATGGAACacctttttaatttgtttatacgATAAACAAGATAAATAATGAaacctaaaaatataaattaattctaaatacctattttagtaaataaaaaaattaaaaaatatattaaaaaaatcccTTATCTTGAggactaattaactaaaaaaattagaaaaaactgTTCCATTTGCTTTCAAATAATTTTTCACTTTTAAAATTCTAtttgtttttatataattatttactaaacaaattatatttatatttaatattattattgaaaaaataaagaagaaaatgtTAGTAAAATAATCATAGAATAgagagaataaataaataaaacaaaagataattaattttatgaatagtattttaagGCGCCCTATATTTACAGCACTCGTAAAAAATTAGAACAGCAAATAATAAGATAGAAAGTGACAGATCACGGatcacaccaaaaataaaagaaatgaagtGATGGATCTAAAAttctacattaaaaaaaaaatcttcgaCGAGATTACATTTTaggtgaaataaaaaaaatataagaaaaaaatcatTCAACGAGATTACATTtcatttctttaaataaaaatttaaaatttagagaatttaaattccaaaaaaaaggataaatagaTCTTTCACCTTTTGGCTCacatacatttaaatttttaaaaatttaaaaatatattttaagtttaaatttttgaGGGCCAAAAGATCAACTACctgtttatctttctctctcttttttttttttttttaccaaagatagcatactcgaacccgcaacctcttaattgagttaagagtatggagagactatgtcatttgaactataactcattggcttatctttctctttaataataataataatgacgcattccaaattttttttttgggaaaatgACAATGAATCAATGATATTGATACATCGCTCAGTTTCAACCTACAACCTGGAGAGGATATATTTGAAACGTTTCGTCTCCAAgtaaaatatttaaactaaaattcgtgcttcaaatttaaatatgtgtATGATTTACGTCTTTATATATTCTCAAGACAAAATCCATTGACCATGACCATAAGAACAACCACAGTGCACAATTTGCAATAATGCACAGTATAGCCATGTCTCTAAAGCTTCTTGCAGTGCTGTTTTTGCAGGTGGAAATGGCAGTAGTAGCAAATGAAGATTATAACACCAACTTCATCTATAACAATGGCTTCCAGTCTTCAAACTTGACCCTGGATGGCATCGCGGGGATAACAACCAACGGTCTTTTAAAACTTACAAacgacacaaaacaagagaaaggTCACGCGTTCTATCCATATTCCGTTACTTTTAAGAACACCACTTCCGGTTTCAATAACGAAGAAGTTTTTTCTTTCTCAACTACTTTTGTTTTTGCAATACGGTCTCAATACTCAGCTCTGAGTGGCCATGGGATTGTTTTCGTGATTGCGCCGCAGAGAGGGCTTCCGAATTCTCTACCAAGCCAGTACCTCGGCCTCTTCAACAAAACGAACAATGGAAACGCAACCAATCATGTGTTTGGTGTGGAACTTGACACCATTCTCAGCACAGAGTTCTTTGATATCAACGATAACCATGTTGGAATCGATATAAATGATTTGAAATCAGCACAGTCACAACCTGCAGGGTATTATAGTAATTCCGGTTTCAAGAATTTGAGCCTTATCAGTGGCTACCCTATGCAAGTTTGGGTGGAATACGATGGTGTGAAGAAGCAAATTGATGTTACTTTAGCACCAACCAACGTTGAAAAGCCGCAAAAGCCCTTATTATCATTGACCAAAGATCTTTCACCGATTCTAAACAATACCATGTATGTTGGATTCTCTTCCTCAACCGGTTCAGTTTTAACTTCCCATTATGTTCTTGGTTGGAGCTTTAAGATCAATGGCCAAGCTCAACCGCTTCTTATTTCTCAACTCCCAAAGCTTCCAAGGCTAGGTGAAAGAAAGGAATCAAAGGCTCTCACTATTGGGGTACCTATGATTTCACTCACTGTGGTGTTCGTGGTGATTCTAGCGGTGATTTATTTcataagaagaaagaagaagttttcagagttggttgaagattggGAAATGGAATACGGTCCTCACAGGTTTAAGTACAAAGATCTTTACTTTGCAACAAAGGGGTTCAAGGAGAAGGAGCTTTTGGGAAGTGGTGGATTTGGAAGGGTCTACAAAGGTGTGATGCCAGCTTCTAAGGTTGAGGTTGCTGTGAAGAGGGTGTCCCATGAATCTAGGCAGGGGATGAGGGAATTTGTGGCAGAGATTGTTAGTATCGGCCGCCTCCGCCACCGTAATCTGGTTCCTCTCCTCGGATACTGCCGTCGTAAAGGGGAGTTGCTTCTTGTCTATGACTACATGCCCAAGGGAAGCTTAGACAAGTATCTGTATAACCAACCAAGAGTCACCCTCAATTGGAACCAAAGGTTCATAATCATCAAAGGAGTTGCTTCAGGtttgttaaaataaattttttcaactACGACTCAAAGTTCCAAAAATGTTGGATTGAACTGATATATGTCAATATGTGTGTCTCACATTTTATGTGTACTAACATATTCTCTTGATTGAGCAACACCTCTCTATAACTGAGAGATGCTATGTCTACTTCTATATGTAATGACTATATCAAAAGTAAAGGAAGAGTAATATAAGTAGGTACGGTTGTTGAATATAGTCCTAAAGGTAGATCCTTTTCTGTTAATTTGGTATATTGAAAAGGTGGTTATTTTCAACATATTTGATTGAATCATCTAATGGTTCATAATATCATATTTATATGAAGAGGTCTTTATGGACATAGCCACCTATTAAAAATAC harbors:
- the LOC112743537 gene encoding L-type lectin-domain containing receptor kinase IV.1, producing MHSIAMSLKLLAVLFLQVEMAVVANEDYNTNFIYNNGFQSSNLTLDGIAGITTNGLLKLTNDTKQEKGHAFYPYSVTFKNTTSGFNNEEVFSFSTTFVFAIRSQYSALSGHGIVFVIAPQRGLPNSLPSQYLGLFNKTNNGNATNHVFGVELDTILSTEFFDINDNHVGIDINDLKSAQSQPAGYYSNSGFKNLSLISGYPMQVWVEYDGVKKQIDVTLAPTNVEKPQKPLLSLTKDLSPILNNTMYVGFSSSTGSVLTSHYVLGWSFKINGQAQPLLISQLPKLPRLGERKESKALTIGVPMISLTVVFVVILAVIYFIRRKKKFSELVEDWEMEYGPHRFKYKDLYFATKGFKEKELLGSGGFGRVYKGVMPASKVEVAVKRVSHESRQGMREFVAEIVSIGRLRHRNLVPLLGYCRRKGELLLVYDYMPKGSLDKYLYNQPRVTLNWNQRFIIIKGVASGLFYLHEEWEQVVVHRDIKASNVLLDAELNGRLGDFGLARLYDHGSDPQTTHVVGTLGYLAPENTRTGKATTMSDVYAFGAFLLEVACGRRPIELVDESENSILVDWVYSCWKNGEILEAKDPNFGTDYRAEEVELVLKLGLLCSHSEPMARPSMRQVVQYLEGDFPLPDLHLLSLSSTGLTFGHYVEDFQEFQLSYPSSSTSKAFSRDTTTTTTSVAASLLSGGR